CGCTTTATGATGTAAACAGGGATAATAAACCTGTACTTGATTTTCCTCCTGTAAAGAGTCTTGAAGAAAGGGTATTTCAGATATACGGAGAAGATGCATCAAAAGACCTTGCTTTTATCTCTTTTAATACTGAAGGATATAGTATTTACGGACTTGTATCCAGACCGTATCATATTTTTAAGAATAAGGAGAATCAGATATTTTTTGTAAATAAGAGATACATAAAGAATCCGGCCCTGTCACATGCTGTTCAGCAGGCTTACATGGATTTAATTCCCGGTGATAAGCATCCTATGGTGATCCTTTTTATTGACATGGCCCCTGCCTTAGTAGATGTCAATGTCCATCCTTCAAAAAGGGAGGTAAGGTTCAGGGACAGCCAATATATTCATAATCTTGTCATTGATGCAATAAGGGGTTCTCTCAGGACAAAGAAAATCCCTGTAACAGGGGAGATTTCAAAGAATGATGAAAATGAGCGGGACAAGAATGTCCCGCCTATCCTTCAAGGAATAAATGAAAACGGGTGGGACAAGAATGTTTCTTCAATCCTTAATTTGTACCCGGATAGGCGGGGTTTTCCAACCCCGCCGGAGAGATATTCAAATGCACACGAGGGATTTGACAGGTCCTTTCATGTTCAGGAGATCCCAGCCGGACCATCAATAAGGATTCTGGGGCAGATAGGTGTGCTGTTTATTATTACAGAGATAGATGGTGAGTTGAATATAATTGACCAGCATGCCGCGCATGAGCGTGTTATATATGACAGGCTGAAGAGAGGCTATCAGAACGGCAGAAGCGATGCCCAGTATCTGCTGATACCTGAGACTATTGAATTAAGTCTTGATAAAGTTCAGATACTGATTCAATATATATCCTTCTTAAATAAAATAGGATTTGATATAGAGGAGATGGGCGGCAGGTCTTTTATAATACGGTCTGTCCCGGCTGTTTTTTCAGGAGAAGATATAAAGGTATTGCTTACAGATATGATCTCTGAGATTATATCAGGTGATTATGCACCGGGAGATGACATGAGGTTAACTGTCTTTGATGATGTTATAAAGGCGGTACTGAGCAGAAAGGCGTGTCATTCTGCTGTCAGGGCAAACGGATTACTCTCATCAGCAGAGATGGCAATACTCGTAAAAGACCTTCTGAATACTGAGATGCCGTATACCTGCCCACACGGCAGGCCGGTGATAAGGAAGTTCTCGTTTAATGACCTTGCAGGGATGTTTGGAAGGAAGTGATATGGAAACCCCACCCTCACCCTGATCCCCCCTCCTGCCTCCCCCCGCAAAAGAGGGTGGAGGGATTTGGAAGGAATTTAATTGCAGCTCTCCCTGAGGGAGAGGAAATTTCCCTTCCCTGCAAAGGAGAAGCTAGGATGTCTTTCTTGTGTTCTCTCCCCTTCAAGGGGAGGGTTAGGGTGGGGATGGGGTTTTAGGGTGAGCCAGACAAACAGTGAAACAGGACGAAGCAGAGAAAAAAGGCCGCTCATTGTAATTGCAGGGCCTACAGCAACAGGTAAGAGCGCCCTTGCGGTGTATCTGGCAAAACTCTTTGATACTGAGGTCATAAGCGCTGATTCCATGCAAGTATATAAAGGTATGGATATCGGTACTGCCAAACCGACTGCTGAAGAGATGCAGGGTATTCCCCATTACATGATAAGCATAGTTGAGCCGGACAGGGGATTCAGTGTCGGTGAATATGTTAGAAAAGCAGGGCCGGTAATTGAAGGGATTTACGATAGAGGTAAGATACCCATAATAGCAGGCGGTACCGGGCTTTATATACGGGGGCTTGTTGATGGGTTGTGTGATGCACCTGCGGCAGATGCTGAATTCAGGAAAAGGTTATTTGAAGAGGAGGAACAGTTCGGGAGAGGACATCTCCATAAAAAATTAAATGAGATTGACCCTGTTTCTGCCGGAAGGGTAGAACCTAATGACACAATAAAGATTGTCCGGGCCTTGGAGGTGTTTGAAAAATCAGGTATCCCAATGTCAGAGATACAGAGTTCTCATGGTTTTAGAGAAAATCGTTATCACCCGATTATGGTCGGTCTTACCATGGAACGGGGTGAATTGTATAAAAAGATTGAAGAACGGGTGCAAAATATGGTAGAACAGGGGATTGAAAATGAAGTGAGGGGTTTATTGCATAAGTATGGATATTCTGCCCCGCTCCGGAATGGGCTTGGGTACAAACAGTTTGCAGGGTATATAAATGGTATGTATGGCAGGGATGAAGCAGTCAGCCTGCTGAAGAGGGATAGCAGGAGATATGCAAAGAGGCAATTTACCTGGTTCAGAAGGGATGTGAGGATACAGTGGTTTTCTGTAAAGGAGGATCAGTCACATTTTAAAGAAATAGCAGAAGCGGTCGGAAGAAAGAAGCAAGAAGTTAGAAGCAAGAAATAAGATGTAAGATGCAGGAAGAAACCAATTTGTGTCATGTACTGAAAGGAGCGGATTATGAGCAAGTCTACAATCAATCTTCAGGATCAATTCTTAAATCACCTTAGAAAAGAGAGGACTCCTGTTACTATTCATATATTGAATGGTACTAAGATTACCGGTGTTATAAAAGGATTTGATAATTTCAGCATTCTTCTGAAAGGAGAAAATCAGCATCTTATTTACAAACACTCTGTAGCCCTGATAGTTCCAAAGAAGGCGATAAAAGATTTTGATTTAAGAGGGGAACAGGCAGAAGAGAAAAAGCCGGAAGAGATTAAAATGAACGAAAAGAATCCTGATGTGAAAAGTGCTGAGGAGGTTGTAAATGCCTGATATAGAGATCGGTGTTATTGGCGGAAGCGGTTTGTACAAAATGGAAGGGCTTGAACATGTTGAGGAGATAGCTGTTGATACGCCATTCGGCAAACCTTCAGACAAATACATTGTCGGTGACCTGATGGGTAAGAGGGTTGCCTTCCTGCCGCGACACGGGAGGGGACATAAGATTCAACCTACAGACCTGAACTTCATGGCCAATATTTATGGGATGAAAAAACTGGGCGTGAAGAGGATAATATCCGTGAGTGCTGTCGGCAGTATGAAAGAGGACCTTCACCCTAAGGATATTGTAATACCGGACCAGTTTTATGATAATACAAAGCATCGGGTCAGCACATTCTTTGGTGACGGTATCGTTGCCCATGTTTCGGTTGCGGACCCTGTGTGTCCTGACCTTGCGGCTGTTCTTTATAAGGCAGCAGTAGGTGTTGGGGCAAAGGTTCATAAGGGCGGCGTTTATTTGTGTATAGAAGGCCCTCAGTTTTCTACCAGGGGAGAGTCTCTGATCTACAGGAAATGGGGGGTTGATGTTATCGGGATGACTAATGTTACTGAGGCAAAACTTGCACGTGAGGCTGAGATATGCTATTCAACTATAGCACTTGTCACAGATTATGACTGCTGGCATCAGGAGGAGGCGGATGTTACAACAGATGCCATTATTGAGATATTGAATCAGAATGTAGAGACCTCAAAAAAGATAATAAAAGAGGCCCTAAACAATCTATCAGATGACCGTACCTGTGTATGTTCACACGCAATGAGTAATGCCATACTTACTGCCCGTGAAAGTATTGCACCGGAAACAAAGGAGAGATTGAAGGAGATTATTGGGAAATATACTAATTAAGCAAAATATAATAACAAACATAAATTCCCTCTCCCTCAGGGAGAGGGGTAGGGTGAGGGTGGGGTTTCATTTGAAATAAGGAGGTTGTATGAGTTTACTTGTAGTCGGTTCGGTTGCATTTGACAGTGTTAAGACGCCGTTTGGTGAGGCAGAGGAGATACTTGGAGGGTCTGCAACGTATTTCTCTACAGCGGCGAGTTATTTTACTGACGTGAATCTTGTTGCTGTAGTAGGAGAAGATTTTCCTGCTCAGCATGTAACCTTCCTTAAAAGCCGGGGGGTTAATACAGAAGGGCTTGAGAAGCAGGCAGGGAAGACATTCAGGTGGAAAGGTGAGTATGGTTTTCAATTGAATGAGGCTAATACGCTTGAGACACATTTGAATGTATTTGAGACATTCAAACCCGCAATACCTTCATCTTATAAAGATTCCGATGGGGTCTTTCTTGCAAATATAGACCCTTCTCTTCAACTGGATGTTTTAAAGCAGGTAAATTCACCAAAGATTATTGCCTGTGACACAATGAATTTCTGGATATCCGGAAAGAGAGAGGCACTGATAGATACACTCAAGCATGTAGATATTCTGATTATCAATGACGGGGAGGCAAGACAACTTGCAAAAGAGCCTAACCTTGTTAAAGCAGCGAAGGTAATTTGTTCTTATGGGCCTAAGCATCTAATTATAAAAAGGGGAGAATACGGGGCGCTGATGTTTAACTCAAACAGCATATTTGCAGCACCTGCATATCCGCTTGAGAGTGTCTTCGACCCGACCGGCGCAGGTGATAGTTTTGCAGGCGGATTCATGGGATATTTACTGAACACAAAGAACTTCAGTGAGGCCAACATGAGACAGGCAGTGATATTCGGCAGTGTCATGGCATCATTTGTTGTAGAGGATTTCAGCCTGAACAGGATCAAGGCACTTGATTATAAAGAGATAATGCAAAGGTACATGGAGTTTAAACAACTGACACACTTTGAAGAGCCGGGAGAGGTGTTTAAACAGTAAACAGTGAGCAGTAAGCAGTAAGCAGACAGAGGCAAGAAGGAAAAAAAGAGACAAGAAAAAGAGTCTCAGAATTCCATCCCTTGAAAGGGATGGTCACAAAAACTTCAATTCCCTCCCCTTCAAGGGGAGGGTTAGGGTGGGGATGGGGTTATATCACATGAAAAAAAATAAATTGATCCTGCTGAGTCTTCTGATCTCAATGTTCCTCATCACTTCCTGCGGTTTTACGCAGTCAAGGGTAAAGAGGGAGCGGGAGGCGGAGGTACATTATAAATTAGGTTGGGCATTTCTTAATGAGAATAACCTGCAAAAGGCTTATGTTGAGTTTCAACAGGCCATACAATTAAATCCTGATGATAAGACATATTATTATGCTATGGGTTATGTTTATGTAAATATTGGAAAGTTGAAGGAGGCGGTTGAGGCGTATACTATTGCAATAAAAATAGACCCTGCGTATGGAGAGGCATACAACAGCCTTGGTGCAGTTTATGGAAAGATGGAGAAATGGGATGAGGCCATAGATGATTACAAAAAGGCATTAAGTGTTCCTGAATATCCGACACCACAACTTGCACACTACAACCTTGGATACGCATATTATAGCAAAGGGGATTATAATAATGCTGTTCTGGAACTAAAAGAGGCAGCAAGGCTCCAGCCTGAGATGACATTGTTTCAGATATGGCTCGGAAATACTTATGTGAAACTCGGCAAGATTGATGAAGCTAAGGCATCTTTTGAAAGTGTTAAAAAACTTGATCCGGCAAATTCAGAAAGCTATTATAACCTTGGGCTTATATATCTGAAAGAAGGCAATAAAGACGAGGCATTGGGGGCATTTAAGAAGGTAATTGAAATCGCACCTAAGAGCAGTGCGGCTTCAGATTCTATGAAATATATTGATCTATTGAAAAAATGAGCAACATGACATCAATTTCCTTTGCAGAGGCAGAGGTGAAACAGGAAAACAGGAAAGAAAACGAGACAATAGGGACTTATCTCAAGAGGGTAAGGACTACCTGCGGCCATACCCTTGAGGATGTGGCCCAGGTAACAAAGATAAATATAAGATACCTTGAAGCCATAGAGAATGATGAATTTTCAAAGATTCCAGGAGATACGTTTCTAAAGGGATTCCTTCGTTCATACTCAAGATTCCTTAATATAGATGAACATGAAATTACAGGTAGATTAAAGGAGAAAAACAAGGCTGAATCAAACACTCTAAAAATCCATACACATGAGGAATATAAGAAAAATAAGGGTAACGGAATAAGGGTTACTCCGAAGAATATAAAAATAATCCTGACATCAGCAGGAGGTTTGGTTGTAATCTTATTGCTCGTTTTATTTTTTAGCAGCGGGAGGGAGACAACAACCATACAAAGTTCTAAAAATATCCATGCTCCTTCAGTCTCATTATCGGATGAACCGGTCATGAGCGGGGCGCACACAAAGGATGATGACAATTCCCTCCCCTTCAAGGGGAGGGGTAGGGTGGGGATGGGGTTGTTTTCGGGTGAAGCTAAGCAGAGACAGCCGGTTCCTGTTTCCACACAGCCTGTGGCTATGAAAGTTTATGCAAAAGAGCTTACATGGATGCAGGCCAATATTGACGGGAATAATATTCAGGAGAAACTTCTCAAACCTGGAGAAGAGGTATCATGGAATGCTCAGGAAAAGATTATTTTAACCGTCGGTAATGCAGGCGGTATTGACATGGAGATAAACGGAAAGAAACAGGAACCTCTTGGAAAGAGCGGCGGGGTGCTGAAGGGGGTAGTTGTTACAAGTGCAGGGGTATTGAGATAGTCTGAAGGTTGATAGGCTTAAGATAGAAGAAAGAAGTAAGAAGTTAGAAGCAAGAAATTAGAGGTAAGATGCAAGAAGTTAGAATAGAATTGAGATTTGCAATATGTGGAAGGGTATACTACCTTTGTTCCCCTCTCTCGATGGGGGGGCTATGAGTATTTTGAATGAAATGTCAATGAGCGAGTTACTTAAATCGATTGATGAAAATTCCCTCCCCTTCAAGGGGAAGGGTAGGGTGGGGATGGGGTTGTTTTCGAATGTATGACAACAACTTACTCCACGCTGCTGTTCAATATGTTATAGAGACAGGAAAAATAACTCCTCCCATCGGCATCATAACCGGTTCCGGTTGGGATGTTACAGGGATATTAGATGAGATAATTGAAATCCCTTATGAAAAGATTCCAGGGTTTCCCTGTCCCTCAGTAGAAGGACATAAGGCGAAACTTGTTACAGGGAAATATAAAGGATCAGATATAGTTATTTTACAAGGGCGGGTGCATTATTATGAAGGATATGACGTTGAAGAGATAACCTTTCCGGTTAAAGTATTATCAGGGCTTGGTGTTAAATATTTAATCATTACAAATTCAGCAGGCGGCATCAATCCCATATTTAAGCCTGGGGATATTATGGTTATTACAGATCACATAAACATGATGGGCATAAATCCTTTGCGGAGTGCTGCCGGAGGAGAAGGTAGAACGATATTTATTGATATGTCAGAGGCGTATGATAAAGAGCTCATTAATACAGCCCTTGAAGCAGGCGGCAATACGGATTTATCAGTACACTGCGGCATACTTGCAGCAATGCAGGGACCGTCCTATGAAACCCCTGCTGAGATACAAATGCTCAGGACATTAGGTGCAGATGCAGTCTGCATGTCCACTGTACCTGAAGTCATAATGGCAAGATACCTCAGCATGAAAGTGTTGGGCTTATCCATTATCACCAATCCCGCTGCCGGAATAACAGATGTTGTTCTGACACATGAAGACGTAATAAAAACTGCAGCATCCGCCGGCAAAGACGCCTGTTTGATAATAAAGGGTGTCATGGCGAACATATCACAATAAACCCGCCGGGGTAGCTCAATGGCAGAGCAACGCATTCGTAATGCGTAGGTTGTGGGTTCGATTCCCGTTCCCGGCTTCAATTATTTTAGCTTTTAATAAAGAGGGTAACTGATGAAAATTAAGGAACAGACATTGAAGGAGTTGGAAACATTAAGCCCGTCCGAGTTAAATATAGTTTATGATCTGATACTTTCACTGAAGA
This Nitrospirota bacterium DNA region includes the following protein-coding sequences:
- the mtnP gene encoding S-methyl-5'-thioadenosine phosphorylase, which codes for MPDIEIGVIGGSGLYKMEGLEHVEEIAVDTPFGKPSDKYIVGDLMGKRVAFLPRHGRGHKIQPTDLNFMANIYGMKKLGVKRIISVSAVGSMKEDLHPKDIVIPDQFYDNTKHRVSTFFGDGIVAHVSVADPVCPDLAAVLYKAAVGVGAKVHKGGVYLCIEGPQFSTRGESLIYRKWGVDVIGMTNVTEAKLAREAEICYSTIALVTDYDCWHQEEADVTTDAIIEILNQNVETSKKIIKEALNNLSDDRTCVCSHAMSNAILTARESIAPETKERLKEIIGKYTN
- a CDS encoding sugar kinase produces the protein MSLLVVGSVAFDSVKTPFGEAEEILGGSATYFSTAASYFTDVNLVAVVGEDFPAQHVTFLKSRGVNTEGLEKQAGKTFRWKGEYGFQLNEANTLETHLNVFETFKPAIPSSYKDSDGVFLANIDPSLQLDVLKQVNSPKIIACDTMNFWISGKREALIDTLKHVDILIINDGEARQLAKEPNLVKAAKVICSYGPKHLIIKRGEYGALMFNSNSIFAAPAYPLESVFDPTGAGDSFAGGFMGYLLNTKNFSEANMRQAVIFGSVMASFVVEDFSLNRIKALDYKEIMQRYMEFKQLTHFEEPGEVFKQ
- the hfq gene encoding RNA chaperone Hfq; translated protein: MSKSTINLQDQFLNHLRKERTPVTIHILNGTKITGVIKGFDNFSILLKGENQHLIYKHSVALIVPKKAIKDFDLRGEQAEEKKPEEIKMNEKNPDVKSAEEVVNA
- a CDS encoding tetratricopeptide repeat protein; this encodes MKKNKLILLSLLISMFLITSCGFTQSRVKREREAEVHYKLGWAFLNENNLQKAYVEFQQAIQLNPDDKTYYYAMGYVYVNIGKLKEAVEAYTIAIKIDPAYGEAYNSLGAVYGKMEKWDEAIDDYKKALSVPEYPTPQLAHYNLGYAYYSKGDYNNAVLELKEAARLQPEMTLFQIWLGNTYVKLGKIDEAKASFESVKKLDPANSESYYNLGLIYLKEGNKDEALGAFKKVIEIAPKSSAASDSMKYIDLLKK
- a CDS encoding DUF4115 domain-containing protein — translated: MSNMTSISFAEAEVKQENRKENETIGTYLKRVRTTCGHTLEDVAQVTKINIRYLEAIENDEFSKIPGDTFLKGFLRSYSRFLNIDEHEITGRLKEKNKAESNTLKIHTHEEYKKNKGNGIRVTPKNIKIILTSAGGLVVILLLVLFFSSGRETTTIQSSKNIHAPSVSLSDEPVMSGAHTKDDDNSLPFKGRGRVGMGLFSGEAKQRQPVPVSTQPVAMKVYAKELTWMQANIDGNNIQEKLLKPGEEVSWNAQEKIILTVGNAGGIDMEINGKKQEPLGKSGGVLKGVVVTSAGVLR
- the miaA gene encoding tRNA (adenosine(37)-N6)-dimethylallyltransferase MiaA — protein: MSQTNSETGRSREKRPLIVIAGPTATGKSALAVYLAKLFDTEVISADSMQVYKGMDIGTAKPTAEEMQGIPHYMISIVEPDRGFSVGEYVRKAGPVIEGIYDRGKIPIIAGGTGLYIRGLVDGLCDAPAADAEFRKRLFEEEEQFGRGHLHKKLNEIDPVSAGRVEPNDTIKIVRALEVFEKSGIPMSEIQSSHGFRENRYHPIMVGLTMERGELYKKIEERVQNMVEQGIENEVRGLLHKYGYSAPLRNGLGYKQFAGYINGMYGRDEAVSLLKRDSRRYAKRQFTWFRRDVRIQWFSVKEDQSHFKEIAEAVGRKKQEVRSKK
- a CDS encoding purine-nucleoside phosphorylase, which codes for MYDNNLLHAAVQYVIETGKITPPIGIITGSGWDVTGILDEIIEIPYEKIPGFPCPSVEGHKAKLVTGKYKGSDIVILQGRVHYYEGYDVEEITFPVKVLSGLGVKYLIITNSAGGINPIFKPGDIMVITDHINMMGINPLRSAAGGEGRTIFIDMSEAYDKELINTALEAGGNTDLSVHCGILAAMQGPSYETPAEIQMLRTLGADAVCMSTVPEVIMARYLSMKVLGLSIITNPAAGITDVVLTHEDVIKTAASAGKDACLIIKGVMANISQ
- the mutL gene encoding DNA mismatch repair endonuclease MutL produces the protein MPDRIKHLTQELANQIAAGEVVERPAAVVKELIENSIDAGASQIIIRIEKGGARLISVADDGIGMSRNDAIVAFDRHATSKISANEDLFNIHTMGFRGEALASIASVARVSLNTRERHEIAGTFIEIEGGRLIKSTDTGCPEGTEIEVRDLFFNVPARKSFLKSQNTENGHILSIVTHNALANKGLHFTLYDVNRDNKPVLDFPPVKSLEERVFQIYGEDASKDLAFISFNTEGYSIYGLVSRPYHIFKNKENQIFFVNKRYIKNPALSHAVQQAYMDLIPGDKHPMVILFIDMAPALVDVNVHPSKREVRFRDSQYIHNLVIDAIRGSLRTKKIPVTGEISKNDENERDKNVPPILQGINENGWDKNVSSILNLYPDRRGFPTPPERYSNAHEGFDRSFHVQEIPAGPSIRILGQIGVLFIITEIDGELNIIDQHAAHERVIYDRLKRGYQNGRSDAQYLLIPETIELSLDKVQILIQYISFLNKIGFDIEEMGGRSFIIRSVPAVFSGEDIKVLLTDMISEIISGDYAPGDDMRLTVFDDVIKAVLSRKACHSAVRANGLLSSAEMAILVKDLLNTEMPYTCPHGRPVIRKFSFNDLAGMFGRK